The Octopus bimaculoides isolate UCB-OBI-ISO-001 chromosome 1, ASM119413v2, whole genome shotgun sequence genome contains the following window.
tggatttgatagatggaaactgaaagaagcctgttgtatatatatatatatatatgtgtgtgtgtgtgtgtgtgtgtgtgtgtgtgtgtgtgtgtgtttNNNNNNNNNNgcctgttgtatatatatatatatatatgtgtgtgtgtgtgtgtgtgtgtgtgtgtgtgtgtgtgtgtgtttgtgtgtatgtgtttgttccccatccctgtaacttagcagttcggcaaaagaccaacagaataagtactaggcttacaaagaataagtcctaagcttgatttctttgactaaaaactttttaaggcagtgctccagcatgaccacagtcaaatggctgaaacaagtaaaagaaaagaatatatatatcgttgttgaACTCATTCGAAATAGCAGCCCAATGCCCCTCAAATTATATCCTATTgtctctttaaaaaaatgtaagataCTTTGGAAAAGATAGCCTTAAATAGCCTTAGATATACTGTTTCAATAAAAAGTTGAAAGCTCATGGCTGAAATACTTATGATCACAAGTCTACTCGGTcgaggctgacctggggttaaataacaacaacaacatcaaaagtgGTCATGTGACCAGTCCTTATGTTTTATTTCTGTAGAGTTaagcaaatttgaaataaaatacctCTCCCCAGATAGGATGGTGGTCTACTGCAAGAAGCATCTTGTAAAATGAACTGAACACAGTGTTACCCATAATGCAACAACATAAGCTAATGAGGGTGACTTTGCATGGTCACTGGCCTGCTAAATGTAGCAACCAAACCTCCCTCAATACATATCCTACTATTTAAAATAATGCAAGCaataaaggacacattagataatatatttctacacacagtaagtctgaatgaaaaaaaaacaagatggtcaATATGAGAAAATTTGTCACAGAGAGCTTTTTTCAAGTACTGAAGAATATTAAGGCCAGGAGTTATTTTAATGGCTAATGAAGGAAGTTTTGGAGAAAGAGACAAATGGCTTGATCTTAGCTGCACAGGATCAAGAAATCAGAACAAGATACATCAGGAAGAATACAGAGAGGAGACAGTTGCACATGTGCTCTCTGAATGTAAAATGCTTGCTTCAAGGATTTATAAGAACTAGAGACAAGATAAAGTTGCTACAACCTTACATTAAtgaatctgtaaaaaaaaataggggATTTGGACATGTTGGAAATGGTATGACCATAAAACAGAATGTGTCTTTGAAAATGACCAGGTAAAGGTACTGTGGTAGGAATATTGACAGAATCCCTAATGCCAACTTACTGCCTaagaattaaaggtaaaaaaagtaaaggttaccttctcgagtcatgctgaCTCCTCTCCTAAGGGTCAGTtttctggtttccatggcatataaattcttcccctggacaggacaccagtccattacaagattactcacttttggctgctgagtggactgaagtaacacaaatgaagcattttgctcaaaaatacacaatgcaccaccaatccagggattgaaaccgcaatcttacgaccgtgaatccaacaccctaacccctaagccacatgcctccacctaccttggaattgaacctgaatctCTGTGTTCAAACATAAAAGTAACTAAAAACCAAAACAGGATTTTGTTAGGGATTGGTGACATCAGCAAGTAACTAGCCATTCAGATCTCTGGTAGAAGTATAAAGAACTCGTTCTTATCAGTGGTTTGGCTGACCAGCGAAAACACAGTAGACCCAGCAGATGTTTAACTCATTAATATCCCCATTGTAAACAGACCATTAAGTACATATAGTTTCTCTGATAACTAACTAATGGTCATAATACAGTTAAAATCAACTAACTGCACGAACCTATGCCACTCATTGGAATGTAATAACTATCACAGTCTACTATCTCTgctgacacagacatacattcgtCATGGACACACATAAACTGATTCACCTGGCTGCATGTCTTTTCACGTTGCTGTAGCCTGTTGTTACAGTACTATGGTGTATGGTAATTCAAACAGATGACAAAAGCATTCCTCGCCAGATATTGTCATACACAAGAAAGAGGAAAGTGTGTTGCTTAACTGGTGTTGCTTACCTGTTTGATACAAGAGTGTTAGAAAAAGGACTtgggaaaatagatagatatcaaaaCTTAAAATACCATTAGTTAATCTTTcagctataggcacaagacctgaaatttgtggggaggggatagtcagttacatcgtcccagtacacaacttgtacttattttatcgatctcagcagaatttaaactcagaacatgaaggcggatgaaataatgctaagcatttcatccagcatgctaatgattctgccagctcctctaAAAAAAGTAGACcagccttaacaacaacagcaacagcagaagcaacaacaagcTTGCCAAAGTAGTTGAAAATAAAGACATTATTGTTCTTTGAAATTTAGTATCCAAACTGAATATGCTATTCAGACCAACAGACCAGATATTGTGGTAAAAAAATGACATTgactaaatatatctacacatagatatgtgAATCGCAACTGACTGCAACATCTCtgtgaaaacatttgaaaagttaagtaaattttagaatttttgaATTTGAAGTCtcaaaaaatgtggcatcttagGCCAACAACTTTACTGCCTTCCATTTGAAGACAGTACCAAATGGCACTTTTAAACACATCTATTCACCATGCAGGAATAACTACAGTTGCCACAGCTGCAGTGAAAACTTCTACATACTGAGTCCTCCATACAGAGGGTTTTCACAGTAATTGGATCTTTCACAAGAATGCACACCATACTAAAGAAACTACACCTTCCACAAAAATGCATATTTAAGTGCAGATGCCCCAGTCTGGTCTGATGAAATCTGAAGCAATATCCAAAGTTCAGACActaataaaatatgaaagtgaTGTATCCATTCACCATTGTCCAAAGTTTGACCTTCAAGAatagttttctttcctttctaagAGTGCCAGCCCCATTACACCTATCCTCCTCCTGGTTTCTAGCTATCTGGAGATCTGACCATAACTAAGTCTGGTTGAGTCCAGTTGTCTAAATACCTTAGCTTAGATTACTTTGCATAACTTTAAAATATCTCCTAAAATTATATTCCTTTAAAACAGCAACATTATCTTGCCATATTAGATACACCacttgtaatgtttgtttatctatgtccattctttgtttaatatatagcattcatcttttattttctagattaaattttttttttaaattgtagtttttgtaatatttgttgtcagagtaaaatctgaaatatttattaaaaaaccTGAAATTATTGAACATCTGATGAGCAATGCTTTCTGATTTTGCTTTCAAAATTGGGAAACTTAATTAGTCTCATTAAGCATGCTGTTCTTTCAAACAATCTTGTATGTCAAAATTTTTCAAGAATGTCTGAAAGCCATACTTTGCTTACCTTCACAATACTCAATGGCAGATTTATGTATGGATCAATAACAGCCATGGTCCAGGGACCCCAAGCTTGGGTGGCAGAGTTTCCTTAAGCATTCCTTAAGCATTAAGACAGAGAAGCCTAAAgcttgaaattaaaaattttttaaatatatttacagtaatcaaataaataatttgtaatgttttaattacttatttaatttttttaatcaaatagaattttttaaaaattgccgAGCTCACTTTCAATTTGTTGGgcctttttaaatttaaaaagtcCTTAAATTCAACCGAGTCCCTCTGAATCTACTAAGGCTCTTTTAAGTTTGGGGTCTCTTCAAACTGTTTGGGGCCCCTTCATTTAATTGGGCCTTTGTGTGTTTTGAATTAGCAAAATCATTGGGACCCTCAAAGGCTATTTACCCAGGGGCCTCCATGGGTTTAAGTCCACCCCTCACAATAATCCGTTTTCCTTCCCTTATAAGTATTTGACACTCTGTCTAAAAGACTATAAAccagtattttttaaaacttttttctttggttttttattattattattattattttctttacaggAAGATTGTAGCCCGTTGTTGCCAAATTTCTTCCAGTTTATGACAGTCATGGCCTTTTACATATTCctcaaagaaaacattgatgtGGTTGTATTGGAAGTTGGCATTGGTGGTGAAAATGACTGTACGAATATAATTCGAAACCCTATTGCTTGTGGCATCACACATCTTGACATCGATCATATAGACTATCTTGGAGACACCTTGGAAAAAATTGCCTGGCACAAAGCAGGTATATTCAAGGTAAGTTTGAAATCATCaaatcatttatgtatgtgtgtatgtatcttcacacatatgtatttgtgtgcattcatatatgtgtacaggcatggtggctgtgtggtaagaagcttctttccctacaacatagttctgggttcagtcccatgtgtGGCACCATGGataggtgtcttctgctatttgCTCAGGTTGaataaatccttgtgagtggatttggtaaacaaaaactgaaggaggcctgtgagtgcatgtgtgtgcgagtgtcagtgtcattgtgtgtgtgtgtgtgtgtgtgtctttgtatctatgtttgtcccacacttcataactggtgttggtatgtttacatcctctataacattagtggttcagcaaaagagtctaatagaatgagtaccaggtataaaaaaaaattgtagtggggttgattcaatcaattaaaaattcttaagtgcagtgctctagcatggccgcagtctaatgactgaaacatgcaaaaacaaatgttaaatctGGTTCATGGGTGCTGTGGAGAATGATGTAACAAAGTTGCAGAGAACAAACAAGGGATTcattaagagttatgtcccttggccCCAAAGTACATTAGGATGGTTGTAACGTTGTAACAATCTGGAGGATGAAAATATATGCAGGTTGGGGTGTATTAAAGGGGTTTAATGTGTGTAGGTTTGTTTGGGGTGGGAGAGGTGTTTGGCAAGCACCCAATCAATTAACCGTgtgtatgatgcatatgtgtatgtttccatttgtgtatattttggtTAAAGACTACTGGTTTCTCAGATTGTGACAGCCAGTGGTAGAGAGCCCAATTCATATAGTCATGGTGAGACCCATAggtaagataatatatatataggtatatatatatatatatatatatatgtgtgcaggagtggccataggcgcaggagtggccataggcgcaggagtggctgtgtggtaagtagcttgcttaccaaccacatggttccaggttcagtcccactgtgtggaaccttgggcacgtgtattctactatagccttgggccgaccaaagccttgtgagtggatttggtagacggaaactgaaagaaacccatcgtatatatgtatatatatatatatatatatgtgtgtgtgtgtctgtgtttgtcccctcaacatcgcttcacaaccgatgctggtgtgtttacgtccccataacttagtagtttggcaaaagagaccaatagaataagtactaggcgtccaaagaataaatcctggggtcgatttgctcgactaaaggcggtgctccagcatggccacagtcaaatgactgaaacaagtaaaagagagagtatatgtctgtatgcgttagaggttaagcaaccatctaagggatagaaaatatccaatatactactgggtGTATACCTACGTATTTATATCCAAGTGCTTACTGTTGCAAAGCGATATCACAATTGAATACTAGGTATGGGTGGGGGTAAATCAGAAATTTACCcaggatttataaggcaaataagacaatggagaggataaacaatagacaaacatcagcctgtaaacattcaatttattaattgattacaatcatatgCGTAGGTGATCCAAATAAGCAAATGAAATGagcaaataaataactaaataaatatataaataaaaataaacgaataagaaTTAAATGAgtgtatttgcttatttcattcgtTCATTTGGATCACCTAcacatatgattgtaatcaattGATAAGTAGATATAATGAATGTTTACAGGTTGATGTTTGTCGATTgcttatcctctccattttcttatttgccttatatatatatatatatatatatatataaacaatatatgagtgtatgcatatatatgtacatgtatgtatatacattcatctacatgtacatatagatacataactgggtacatgacgtggcaaaagaacaaggacaaaatggtaaacaaggtgcaacaaacaagcaggccacatagaaacatccccttcatcagctgccaccattaaaactccggcgtttcgaagaattaaggcagtacgcatcgttaaaatggttcttcccacgaacacaaattaaattgtttttNNNNNNNNNNNNNNNNNNNNNNNNNNNNNNNNNNNNNNNNNNNNNNNNNNNNNNNNNNNNNNNNNNNNNNNNNNNNNNNNNNNNNNNNNNNNNNNNNNNNNNNNNNNNNNNNNNNNNNNNNNNNNNNNNNNNNNNNNNNNNNNNNNNNNNNNNNNNNNNNNNNNNNNNNNNNNNNNNNNNNNNNNNNNNNNNNNNNNNNNNNNNNNNNNNNNNNNNNNNNNNNNNNNNNNNNNNNNNNNNNNNNNNNNNNNNNNNNNNNNNNNNNNNNNNNNNNNNNNNNNNNNNNNNNNNNNNNNNNNNNNNNNNNNNNNNNNNNNNNNNNNNNNNNNNNNNNNNNNNNNNNNNNNNNNNNNNNNNNNNNNNNNNNNNNNNNNNNNNNNNNNNNNNNNNNNNNNNNNNNNNNNNNNNNNNNNNNNNNNNNNNNNNNNNNNNNNNNNNNNNNNNNNNNNNNNNNNNNNNNNNNNNNNNNNNNNNNNNNNNNNNNNNNNNNNNNNNNNNNNNNNNNNNNNNNNNNNNNNNNNNNNNNNNNNNNNNNNNNNNNNNNNNNNNNNNNNNNNNNNNNNNNNNNNNNNNNNNNNNNNNNNNNNNNNNNNNNNNNNNNNNNNNNtatatatatatatatatatatatatatatatatatatcatatacaatattaAGGATTGAAAtgaatcaggtacttaaatgATAGGCATCAAGTTGCATCAGACTAACTTGCAAAACAGCACCGTAAGTCGAATAAATAACAAGAGTACCAAAGTACATCCAGAGAAATATTAAGACTATGTATACAAAGAGTTTAACTCTTATAAGGATTTTAATAGCCTATGTGCTAATCCAAAAGTGTATGTTGTATTGGTCAAACAATATTTGGTATACTCCAGAATGTCCAATGGGTTGGGATTCCAGTGAGGTGTatcatgaacaaataaataacaaatgatggATAAGTGACACTCATCCATTGTTtgttattcatttgtatatatatgtatgtatgtaccatttAGTTCTGGTCTGTGTTTGTCTTACATTTTGCCTTGTTTTTGCTATACCAGCGAGGTGCAACTGCAATTACAGTCTTACAACAAGATGTTGCATTGAAAGTTTTTTGTGAGAGAGCTAATAATAAAATGGTAAGTGTTTTGTTTGTCACTTCGCTTTAAAATTTTTCCAAAGtgtggttgttgtcattgttgtgctGGCAAGAAgttgtagtggtagcagcagtttGTTCAACCCTAGGTCTGCTCTCACTGACCAGAACTATGATGAAAGGTGCTGCTGTTATGATCTTTCCATCTTCCACTCAGACACTGTTTACTGAACTAATTTACACTCCATccgttacgacgtcgagggttccagttgatccgatcaacagaacagcctgctcatgaaattcatGTGCAGgcggctgagtgctccacagacacatgtacccttgattccaaatgacacagaatgtgacaaggctgtctgAAATACAGgcgctactcatttttgccagctaagtgaactAGAGCATTGTGGAATAAAATCTCTTGTCCAAGGACATCACTCACCAGCAggtatcaaactcatgaccttatgatcgtggGCCGAGTACCCCTAACCACAAAGCTACATGCCTTCACCCCTGTTTACCTAGGAATGCAACTGTATACTCCATCgtgattctctttcttttcaaggAAGAAGATtataatttgagtgagatttggctgctctttctaccaGGTTAAATGACCATGAAAAGACTCCTTANNNNNNNNNNNNNNNNNNNNNNNNNNNNNNNNNNNNNNNNNNNNNNNNNNNNNNNNNNNNNNNNNNNNNNNNNNNNNNNNNNNNNNNNNNNNNNNNNNNNNNNNNNNNNNNNNNNNNNNNNNNNNNNNNNNNNNNNNNNNNNNNNNNNNNNNNNNNNNNNNNNNNNNNNNNNNNNNNNNNNNNNNNNNNNNNNNNNNNNNNNNNNNNNNNNNNNNNNNNNNNNNNNNNNNNNNNNNNNNNNNNNNNNNNNNNtgtggcggcggcggcggcggcggtagtggttgtggtggcggcggcggcggcggcggtggtggcggtggtgtttgtttatgcttttttCTTATGCTGCTTTTTTTATTACAGTGTTCCCTCTACTTGGCACCCCAACTACAAAACTACAGCACCTCAAAGAACTGCCAAATACTTGAAGAGAGAGAAGATTGTGAACTTGAAAATATGTCACTTGCTATTCAACTAGCGAGAGTGTGGATACAGAATCACAACAAAGGTATACCACAAACAACAATCCTTCCAGTCGTCAatctgtttgctagaaataacagctaaatccccATTAAGCCAAAGCCTATGcacttaaaaagaaagaaaataaggataTCATATGTAATTCAGTTTCACTATTACTGAAACAAAATTATGCAGACATGGATaggtataggcgtggctgtgtgagaGGAAATTTGCTTTTCAGCCACATGAtttcagcttcagtcccactgcatggtactttgggcaagtgtattctataaTAGTCCTATAGCTCTTGACTGACCAAAAccgtatgagtggatttggcagatacaAACTGGAAGAAGTTGAGCAGGTTTATTAAAACATAATTatcagcaacagaagcagtattagtgcGAAAAAGCAATTTTTgtatccaacttaacatgaatGTTTTGTTGGAACTTTAAATACTGCCTAATATACCTTGAGAGGaaaaccctaccaccaccaccaccaccaccattaccatcatcatataGGTGCAAGGTGTATAAAAACACGCATATTTATATCATTGGCAGATGAGAAccgagtacatatatatatatatatatatatatatatatatattattattattattattattatatgtgcatgtgtctttgtgtcttgtttgtcccctgttcccataacttagcagttcagcaaaagtgattaatagaataagtacctggcttaaaataTNNNNNNNNNNNNNNNNNNNNNNNNNNNNNNNNNNNNNNNNNNNNNNNNNNNNNNNNNNNNNNNNNNNNNNNNNNNNNNNNNNNNNNNNNNNNNNNNNNNNNNNNNNNNNNNNNNNNNNNNNNNNNNNNNNNNNNNNNNNNNNNNNNNNNNNNNNNNNNNNNNNNNNNNNNNNNNNNNNNNNNNNNNNNNNNNNNNNNNNNNNNNNNNNNNNNNNNNNNNNNNNNNNNNNNNNNNNNNNNNNNNNNNNNNNNNNNNNNNNNNNNNNNNNCACAACCTCTACTTGACAAATTGTGTTGTGTAGGTTTCTATACATCCTTGTaccatagcagtttggcaaaagagactgatagaataagtaccaggctttaaaaaaacacatatatactggggctgatttgtttaagtaccagacttaaaattaaGTACCGGGCttattttgtttgactaaacccttccagatagctccagcatgaccacagtcccataactgaaacaagtaaaagattaaagatatagatgattttttttctcccagATTTTCTGGattatgtttaattattttatttcattgatttaaacAATTTTGCAATGTGAGGTTCTTTTACAATGACTAgataacaaatgttttttttttcttagttgcaTCAGAGAGGAAATGGGTGAATCCCTTTGAGGGAGAGGAAATTCCTGAGATAGACAAAGATGTGGCAGATATAGAGGATTCTATAACAAGTAAGTCCCATGTAAGGATTTTGTTGGTTTGAAACTCTGTGCACAATTTTTCTTAAGGaccataccaacatacatacctgcatacatacattcatacatcatatttgcatttatacatacctacatggtatttatacataccatacattgatacatatttgtatgtgtacaggcatgcatacatacatacaagttgttgttgttcttggcactccgtcgcttatgacgtcgagggtttcagttgatccgatcaacggaacagcctgctcatgaaattaacgtgcaagtggctgagNNNNNNNNNNtgctcatgaaattaacgtgcaagtggctgagcactccacagacacgtgtacccttaacatagttctcggggatattcagcgtgacaaagagtgtcacaaggctggccctttgaataccggcacaacagaaactggaagtaagagtgagagaaagttgtggtggaagagtacagcagggtttgccaccatcccctgccggagccttgtggacctttaggtgtttttcgctcaataaatactctgggaatcgaaactgcgatcctatgactgcgagtctgctgccctaaccactaggccattgtgcctccacttcaggtcatgtatacatgtatttactcaTCATGTTCATTCATTGGAGTGCAGAAGACTAGTCATCCTTGAGGATGATTGATGACTTGATAGTGAGattgtttaaagtgaagaagaCTTGTGCACCATCAACCTCACTCTCTCATCTGTAACCATCTTCAATCCAGTGACAAAACCAGGGGATGACCAAGaacttctgtcagtttctgtctaccaaatccacttagaaggctttgatCAGATtgggactataatagaaaacacttgcccaaggtaccactctatcgaaatgaacctgaaaccacatgcttgggaagcaaacttcttaaccatacaaccacgtCTGTgctgtataaaatatatcaattcatTGTTATATACAGTTTACTCTTTGTAATTAACCATAAAGCTTACCATTTATTGTGTATGGACTTTCCAAGGCGAATCACTATTTTAGAAATAAAGCAAATTCTAGAGCCAAAGTATAAAGGACCAAAAAATAAAAGACCATAAAAATAGTTGGGAGTGAAAAACCAAGAGAACAGGAAAGTGTAAAGGGctataaaaatgaagtaaaatgtaaTAAACAGAACTTATTCTAACTGGACCTCTCTAATAGTATATATTATTTGTCATCCATTAACAGTACTGGAGCCTCTAAAATTACCTGCAAGACTTCAAATTTTCACAGAAGGAAATATTACTTATTATATGGATGGTGCACATACAAATGGAAGTATGGAAGTATGTATCTCTAGTCaatcattattaaattttttgtgtttaattctaTAATTTAAGATTATCTTTACATAATTTGAGTCTATCAGGATTTTCATATAATCTACATTTAGTATGTAACAACTTTTTCATAAAGTTACTTGTCTAGAGTTTGTCAGCATGTCTTTATCATGTCATgtggaaatttatttttatatctcatgTATGTTTCCTACATGTACCTTCATACTGTAAATGAGCTTTACATCATGTGACTGGGTAGTCATCTAgatcctctacagcaagaaacctattCTGCTCTGGcccttttctctcatattttaccCTTCTCTActcctcatctcctagcataaagttgCCACCTTgaggtttgtagtcttgcaagttgCATGACAACCTGGTAGTgctgagagaatgaaaaaagcaccctgtacattttgtaaagtggttggcattaggaagggcatccagctgtagaaaccatatcaaaaggcggcgaactggcagaaacattagcatgccgggcgaaatgcttagcggtattttgtctgctgctacattctgagttcaaattctgccatggtcgactgagcctttcattctttcggggtcgattaaataagtaccagttacgcactgtggtcaatgtaatcgacttaatccctttgtctgtctttgtttgtcccctctatgtttagccccttgtgggcaataaagaaattagaaaccatatcaaagcaaAAATTG
Protein-coding sequences here:
- the LOC106873025 gene encoding folylpolyglutamate synthase, mitochondrial encodes the protein MTVMAFYIFLKENIDVVVLEVGIGGENDCTNIIRNPIACGITHLDIDHIDYLGDTLEKIAWHKAGIFKRGATAITVLQQDVALKVFCERANNKMCSLYLAPQLQNYSTSKNCQILEEREDCELENMSLAIQLARVWIQNHNKVASERKWVNPFEGEEIPEIDKDVADIEDSITILEPLKLPARLQIFTEGNITYYMDGAHTNGSMECCCTWFKKKSQQWPRDQDSNIRKALLFTVSGKRKAKAMMKILKKCHFDLAMFASNRLHVDDQTDEAGQYNDLVMTWMSLFEKETGETKKTKFTSYDTVKGFSCISNALEWCQLNMANIHNGNPFVTSALKGATHLQVLITGSLYLVSHVLKSLKQVNYDD